In Methylophaga thalassica, one genomic interval encodes:
- the rpoH gene encoding RNA polymerase sigma factor RpoH: MTMNVAQYDMALAPIGNLDAYTSLVHTIPVLTEEEEYDLANRLQTEGDLKAAQRLVLSHLRFVVRIAKGYSGYGLPVADLIQEGNIGLMKAVKRFNPEKGVRLVSFAVHWIRAEIHEYVIRNWRIVKIATTKAQRKLFFNLRSAKQRLGWLNKEEVEAVAEDLGVTADNVMEMERRLAQPDTSFDLPNDVDDDENNYSPVAYLAANDNSDPSNQLEDDNYTDYQQQKLSNALATLDERSRDIIMQRWLNEDNKATLHTLADQYQVSAERIRQIENNAMKKLKHLMV, translated from the coding sequence ATGACAATGAATGTAGCTCAATATGATATGGCTTTAGCACCTATTGGTAATTTAGATGCTTACACCAGTCTTGTGCATACCATTCCTGTATTAACTGAGGAAGAAGAATACGATCTTGCGAATCGCCTGCAAACTGAAGGTGATCTTAAAGCCGCCCAACGGTTGGTCTTATCTCACTTACGTTTTGTAGTTCGTATTGCCAAAGGATACAGTGGTTACGGATTACCCGTTGCCGACTTAATTCAAGAAGGCAACATCGGCCTGATGAAAGCGGTGAAACGATTTAACCCAGAAAAAGGGGTTCGTCTGGTTTCATTTGCTGTTCACTGGATTCGCGCTGAAATACACGAATATGTGATCCGTAACTGGCGCATTGTAAAAATCGCAACAACCAAAGCACAACGTAAATTATTTTTTAATCTTCGTAGCGCCAAGCAGCGTCTTGGTTGGTTAAATAAAGAAGAAGTTGAAGCCGTTGCAGAAGACCTAGGTGTGACAGCAGATAATGTGATGGAAATGGAGCGTAGATTAGCTCAACCAGACACATCTTTTGATTTACCCAACGATGTTGATGATGATGAAAATAATTACTCGCCTGTCGCCTACTTAGCGGCTAATGATAATTCAGATCCTTCTAATCAATTAGAAGATGATAATTACACAGATTATCAGCAACAAAAATTATCAAACGCATTAGCAACACTAGACGAACGTAGCCGAGATATCATTATGCAGCGTTGGTTAAATGAAGATAATAAAGCGACATTGCACACGCTGGCAGATCAGTATCAAGTTTCGGCTGAACGTATTCGCCAGATTGAAAATAATGCCATGAAAAAACTCAAACATCTTATGGTATAA
- the ftsX gene encoding permease-like cell division protein FtsX, with product MLSFNLPNYFLRHLQVMLYSLGQLSRTPVASVMTVLVIGIALALPAGLYVLLKNVEQVAGQWDDASQISLFLKPNTNDARGKQLAEQLLAWPDISAVDYHSAKQSLQEFRQLSGLDEILDSLPKNPLPPVIIIKPVETEHEEAIQGLLERLQNMQEVDLAQLDMAWLKRLKTINQTGERGITILATLLSLSVLLVIGNTIRLAILSRQTEIRVIKLVGGTNAFVRRPFLYTGFWYGLLGGAIAWFTLLIALLAINGPITRLTALYDSQFSLQWMLGQMFLSLPLFGLLLGVSGAWLAVGRHLNDIEPT from the coding sequence ATGTTGTCATTCAATTTACCTAATTATTTTCTAAGACACTTACAGGTCATGCTCTATAGTTTAGGGCAACTCTCCAGAACGCCTGTCGCCAGTGTGATGACGGTTTTAGTTATAGGCATAGCGCTAGCACTTCCAGCCGGCTTATATGTGTTACTGAAAAATGTGGAGCAAGTGGCTGGACAATGGGATGATGCCAGTCAAATTTCACTCTTTCTGAAACCAAACACAAACGATGCGCGTGGTAAACAACTTGCTGAACAGTTACTTGCCTGGCCAGACATCAGTGCTGTTGACTATCATTCTGCCAAACAATCTTTGCAGGAGTTCCGGCAATTATCAGGGCTAGATGAGATTCTAGATAGTCTACCTAAAAATCCCTTACCGCCGGTCATTATCATTAAACCCGTTGAAACAGAGCACGAAGAAGCTATTCAGGGTTTACTCGAACGTTTACAAAACATGCAGGAAGTTGACTTAGCCCAGCTTGATATGGCTTGGCTGAAACGTCTAAAAACGATTAATCAAACAGGTGAACGAGGCATTACTATTCTTGCAACTCTATTATCTTTGAGTGTGCTGTTAGTTATTGGCAATACGATTCGTCTAGCCATTCTTAGCAGGCAAACTGAAATACGCGTGATAAAACTGGTTGGTGGTACTAACGCTTTTGTCAGAAGGCCTTTTCTATACACGGGATTTTGGTACGGCCTGTTAGGTGGAGCTATTGCCTGGTTCACTTTACTAATAGCCTTACTCGCTATTAATGGACCTATCACTAGGTTAACAGCCCTCTATGATAGCCAGTTTTCACTCCAGTGGATGCTTGGACAAATGTTTCTGTCTCTACCACTTTTTGGGCTTCTATTGGGGGTGTCGGGCGCATGGCTAGCCGTTGGCCGGCACTTGAATGATATCGAACCCACATAG
- the ftsE gene encoding cell division ATP-binding protein FtsE, whose protein sequence is MIRFTDVYKRYTNQYEALSGLSFELEKGEMAFLTGHSGAGKSTLLKLIALIERSTHGQVWVNNQNLTRLPKWKVPYYRRKIGLVFQDHNLLHDRTVFDNVALPLIIAGENHREIGRRVRAALDKVNLLGKERNLPIALSGGEQQRVGIARAVVNRPPVLLADEPTGNLDPELSREIMHLFEQFNQVGVTVFIASHDHELISTMPYRQLTLHQGRLA, encoded by the coding sequence ATGATCCGTTTTACTGACGTTTATAAACGTTATACTAATCAATACGAAGCTTTATCTGGCCTGAGTTTTGAACTCGAAAAAGGTGAAATGGCTTTTCTCACTGGTCATTCGGGCGCCGGTAAAAGTACCTTATTAAAACTTATTGCATTGATTGAACGCAGCACGCATGGTCAAGTCTGGGTAAATAACCAAAATCTCACCCGTCTGCCTAAATGGAAAGTCCCTTATTACCGACGCAAAATTGGCTTAGTCTTTCAGGATCATAATCTGCTTCATGACCGAACTGTTTTTGATAATGTCGCACTGCCATTGATTATAGCCGGTGAAAATCATCGGGAGATTGGACGTCGAGTTAGAGCGGCTCTGGATAAAGTCAACTTACTGGGAAAAGAACGTAATCTGCCTATTGCTTTATCTGGTGGTGAACAACAACGTGTCGGTATCGCCCGTGCGGTTGTGAACAGACCTCCAGTGCTACTTGCTGATGAGCCAACTGGTAATTTGGATCCTGAATTATCAAGAGAAATCATGCATCTCTTTGAACAGTTCAATCAGGTTGGCGTCACAGTATTCATTGCTAGCCATGACCACGAACTGATCAGCACGATGCCCTATCGCCAACTCACGCTACACCAAGGACGTCTTGCCTGA
- the ftsY gene encoding signal recognition particle-docking protein FtsY, with the protein MFSFLKRKSKTPASDASIAEDNTVDNSQELSPADEPAEEKTDNAPQPGFFSRLKQGLSRTSSKLTEGFASLILGRKNIDDDLLEELETQLLTADLGVEATTRIITDLTQRVARKQLNDVEALFAAMREDMISILEPSSQPLEIPEKTDGPYVILMVGINGVGKTTTIGKLAKQFQQQGKKVMLAAGDTFRAAAVEQLQVWGERNNIPVIAQKTGADSASVIFDGLQAAKARNMDILIADTAGRLHTQSNLMEELKKVKRVMAKVDDTAPHEVMLVLDAGTGQNALQQAQQFQQSVGVSGITLTKLDGTAKGGIIFAIANKTKLPIRYIGVGEKIDDLRPFNATEFVDALLGKEEIK; encoded by the coding sequence ATGTTTAGTTTCCTTAAAAGAAAGTCAAAAACACCCGCGTCAGACGCCTCTATTGCTGAAGATAACACTGTTGATAATTCGCAAGAATTATCCCCTGCTGATGAACCCGCAGAGGAAAAGACAGATAACGCACCGCAACCCGGTTTTTTTAGTCGTCTGAAACAAGGCTTGAGCCGAACCAGTAGTAAACTTACTGAAGGTTTCGCCAGCTTAATTTTAGGTCGTAAAAACATTGATGATGACCTGCTGGAAGAGCTTGAAACTCAACTTCTTACAGCCGATCTTGGTGTTGAAGCAACGACACGAATTATTACTGATCTGACTCAGCGCGTGGCCCGCAAACAATTAAACGACGTAGAAGCCTTATTTGCCGCTATGCGTGAGGATATGATTTCTATCCTTGAACCGAGTAGTCAACCACTGGAAATACCAGAAAAAACTGACGGACCCTATGTGATTCTGATGGTAGGAATAAACGGTGTGGGCAAAACCACTACCATCGGCAAACTCGCTAAGCAATTCCAACAGCAAGGAAAAAAAGTCATGCTGGCAGCTGGTGATACCTTCCGTGCAGCAGCGGTAGAACAGTTACAAGTATGGGGTGAGCGTAACAATATCCCGGTTATCGCACAAAAGACCGGCGCTGACTCGGCTTCTGTCATTTTTGATGGATTACAAGCCGCTAAAGCCAGAAATATGGATATTCTGATTGCTGACACCGCTGGCCGCCTGCATACACAGTCCAACTTAATGGAAGAGTTAAAAAAAGTGAAACGTGTCATGGCTAAAGTAGATGACACAGCACCTCATGAAGTCATGCTCGTGCTGGATGCAGGTACTGGACAAAATGCACTTCAGCAAGCACAGCAATTTCAACAATCTGTTGGTGTTTCAGGCATTACATTGACCAAATTAGATGGCACAGCCAAAGGCGGTATTATTTTCGCTATTGCCAATAAAACAAAATTGCCTATCCGTTATATCGGTGTGGGTGAAAAAATCGATGATCTACGTCCATTTAATGCCACTGAATTTGTAGATGCTTTGTTGGGAAAAGAAGAGATTAAATGA
- a CDS encoding M16 family metallopeptidase — MLNIKKIAGLIFFLPTLALANVSEFELDNGLKLIVKEDHRAPVVVSQVWYKVGASYEHEGITGISHMLEHMMFKGTKHLAPNEFSHIIAENGGEQNAFTGQDYTAYFQKLHKDRLEVSFKNEADRMRNLVIDPDELKKEQKVVAEERRMRTDDNPQALLRERFDAAAFVSSPYHRPVIGWMSDINHYQVDDLRVWYQKWYAPNNATVVVVGDVSPKAVLALAKKYFGPLKPEKVATLKPQVEVNQKGIREIEVKAPAELPYLMMGWKVPSVTTVSKENAWEPYALEVLANILDGGNSARFAKQLVREQQVASSVGAGNSLFSRLSDLFTIAGTPANGKSVEDLKKAIIEQITQLKNQPVSQEELERVKAQVVADAVYEKDSVFYQAMQIGMLETIGVDWRVGEQYVDNIKAVTAEQVQTVANKYLTNDQLTVGELVPLPLDGRHPVSSAGGQYVH, encoded by the coding sequence ATGCTGAATATAAAAAAAATAGCTGGGCTTATTTTTTTCTTACCCACACTAGCTTTAGCCAATGTGAGTGAGTTTGAATTAGACAACGGCCTGAAGCTTATAGTGAAAGAAGACCATCGGGCACCTGTCGTCGTCTCTCAAGTCTGGTACAAGGTAGGGGCGAGCTATGAGCATGAAGGGATAACAGGGATTTCTCATATGCTGGAACACATGATGTTTAAAGGAACAAAGCACCTGGCACCGAATGAGTTCTCTCATATTATTGCTGAAAATGGGGGAGAGCAAAACGCTTTTACCGGACAAGACTACACGGCTTATTTTCAGAAACTTCATAAAGATAGATTAGAAGTCAGTTTTAAGAATGAAGCCGATAGAATGCGCAATCTTGTTATTGATCCTGATGAGTTGAAAAAAGAACAGAAAGTTGTTGCGGAAGAGCGTCGGATGCGGACAGATGATAATCCGCAGGCTTTACTAAGAGAACGATTCGATGCCGCTGCATTTGTGAGTAGTCCTTATCATCGCCCCGTGATTGGTTGGATGAGCGATATCAATCACTATCAAGTCGATGATTTAAGAGTGTGGTATCAAAAGTGGTATGCACCGAATAATGCCACTGTTGTTGTGGTTGGTGATGTTTCACCAAAAGCGGTGCTGGCCTTGGCAAAGAAATATTTTGGGCCATTAAAGCCAGAAAAAGTCGCGACATTAAAACCGCAGGTTGAAGTGAATCAAAAAGGCATCCGTGAAATTGAAGTAAAAGCTCCTGCTGAATTGCCCTATCTAATGATGGGCTGGAAGGTACCTTCGGTCACCACTGTTTCCAAAGAAAATGCATGGGAACCATATGCGCTAGAAGTCTTGGCTAATATTCTTGATGGTGGTAACAGTGCAAGGTTTGCTAAACAGTTGGTGCGTGAGCAACAAGTCGCTTCGAGTGTTGGCGCGGGTAACAGTTTATTCTCGCGATTATCCGATTTATTTACGATTGCTGGAACACCCGCCAATGGTAAATCAGTAGAAGATCTGAAAAAAGCCATTATCGAACAAATTACTCAACTTAAAAATCAGCCTGTCAGTCAAGAGGAGTTAGAGCGTGTGAAAGCACAAGTTGTTGCTGATGCAGTGTATGAAAAAGATAGCGTGTTCTATCAGGCAATGCAGATTGGCATGCTGGAAACTATCGGTGTCGACTGGCGTGTGGGTGAGCAATATGTCGATAACATCAAAGCGGTTACTGCCGAGCAAGTGCAGACCGTAGCAAATAAATATCTTACAAACGATCAATTAACGGTTGGCGAGTTAGTGCCATTACCTCTTGATGGTCGTCATCCTGTTTCATCTGCTGGAGGTCAGTATGTCCATTAA
- a CDS encoding M16 family metallopeptidase, with the protein MSIKKWIFVISLLFSSSLFASPDIEHWITNNGARVYFVNAPELPMVDVNIVFNAGAARDGEYPGLAKLTNAMLDEGAADLDADAIADTFSSVGANYSASSERDMAVLSLRTLTEKKAFDTALNMFAEVIAKPSFPESSFLRIKQQLLTALQAEKQSPQSIATRTFFQKLYGQHPYSRMSVGDTVSVEKINLDDLKAFYQQYYVAKNAVVVIVGDVSKQQANEMATTLTKNLKSGNTAPELPAVTPLTKQQQVVLPFPSSQTTIMMGQIGMSRDDPDYFPLYVGNHILGGSGLVSMLSDEIREKRGLTYGVYSYFSPMQKAGPYVFGLQTRNDQAEEALHLLKDTLNAYIKNGPTEAQLKAAKQNITGGFALRVDSNSKIADYLSMIGFYGLPLDYLDSFNDKVNAVTVAGIKDAFKRRVHADKMLTVLVGGETK; encoded by the coding sequence ATGTCCATTAAAAAATGGATTTTCGTTATCAGCTTATTGTTCAGTTCTAGCCTTTTTGCCAGTCCTGATATTGAGCACTGGATAACGAATAACGGCGCCAGAGTATATTTTGTGAATGCGCCCGAGTTACCCATGGTTGATGTGAATATTGTCTTTAATGCCGGTGCTGCGCGTGATGGTGAATATCCGGGACTGGCAAAGCTAACTAACGCTATGCTTGATGAGGGGGCTGCTGACTTGGATGCGGATGCAATCGCTGATACTTTCTCATCGGTTGGCGCAAACTACAGTGCTAGTTCTGAGCGAGATATGGCCGTGTTGAGTCTGCGAACGCTGACGGAGAAAAAAGCGTTTGATACTGCACTGAATATGTTTGCTGAAGTAATAGCAAAACCGAGTTTCCCTGAATCGTCATTTCTTCGCATAAAACAGCAGTTATTAACCGCGTTACAGGCTGAAAAACAGTCTCCACAAAGCATCGCTACCCGCACTTTCTTTCAGAAACTCTATGGTCAGCATCCCTATAGCCGAATGTCTGTGGGAGATACTGTTAGTGTAGAAAAAATTAATCTGGATGATTTAAAAGCGTTTTATCAGCAATATTATGTGGCGAAAAATGCAGTCGTAGTTATTGTCGGAGATGTCAGTAAACAGCAAGCCAATGAAATGGCAACCACCTTAACTAAGAACCTGAAAAGTGGAAACACAGCACCAGAGCTACCTGCAGTCACACCTCTGACTAAACAGCAACAAGTCGTGTTACCGTTCCCGTCATCTCAAACCACGATTATGATGGGACAAATTGGTATGAGTCGGGATGACCCTGATTATTTTCCTTTGTATGTCGGTAATCACATCTTGGGCGGCAGCGGTCTAGTCTCGATGCTGAGTGATGAAATACGTGAAAAACGTGGACTGACTTACGGTGTTTATAGTTACTTCAGTCCCATGCAAAAAGCAGGACCGTATGTGTTTGGTTTGCAAACACGAAATGATCAAGCTGAAGAAGCACTTCATCTACTAAAAGATACGCTAAATGCTTATATTAAAAACGGACCGACTGAAGCACAGTTGAAAGCAGCAAAACAAAACATCACAGGTGGGTTTGCCCTCAGAGTAGATAGTAATAGCAAGATCGCTGATTACCTTTCTATGATAGGCTTTTACGGATTGCCGCTGGATTATCTGGATAGCTTTAACGATAAAGTGAATGCCGTGACTGTGGCTGGTATAAAAGACGCCTTTAAAAGGCGTGTTCACGCAGACAAAATGTTAACGGTATTAGTAGGTGGCGAAACAAAATAA
- the rsmD gene encoding 16S rRNA (guanine(966)-N(2))-methyltransferase RsmD: protein MAKQNNKARTGAGTLRIIGGIWRGRKLGFPEVEGLRPTSDRTRETVFNWLQPHIGASRCLDLFAGSGALGFEAASRGAAEVVLVENDRQAFLQLKQNAEALQAANCHIENTSAEQAIGVLDKSFDIVFIDPPYQADLWTKMAFALLSHNLLSDGAMIYLEYPAKHDLPDLPSAWYLLKEKKAGDVKYCLFEFHAGEDA, encoded by the coding sequence GTGGCGAAACAAAATAATAAAGCCAGAACTGGCGCTGGCACTCTTAGAATTATTGGCGGCATTTGGCGCGGTAGAAAATTAGGCTTTCCTGAAGTGGAAGGCTTGAGGCCAACCAGTGACCGTACCAGAGAAACGGTATTTAACTGGTTGCAGCCTCATATTGGCGCCAGTCGGTGTCTTGATTTGTTTGCTGGCAGTGGCGCATTAGGATTTGAAGCGGCATCAAGAGGGGCTGCTGAGGTGGTGCTGGTTGAAAATGACCGTCAGGCTTTTTTACAGCTTAAACAGAATGCTGAAGCCCTCCAGGCAGCCAATTGTCATATTGAAAATACATCTGCTGAGCAGGCTATTGGTGTGCTCGATAAATCGTTTGATATCGTGTTTATTGACCCACCATATCAGGCCGATTTATGGACAAAAATGGCATTTGCATTGTTGTCACATAATCTCTTGAGTGATGGAGCCATGATTTATCTCGAGTATCCAGCAAAGCATGACCTGCCTGATTTACCATCCGCTTGGTATTTATTGAAAGAAAAGAAAGCAGGTGATGTAAAATACTGCTTATTTGAATTTCATGCTGGAGAAGACGCTTGA
- the coaD gene encoding pantetheine-phosphate adenylyltransferase, producing the protein MSTVAIYPGTFDPITYGHIDLIKRASPLFERIIVAVAINPGKKPMFSLDERVELVRETTKGIENVEVCGFKGLLVNEALSMGANVIIRGLRAVSDFEYELQLATMNRRMQSKVETLFLTPAENLSFVSSTLVKEIAVLGGDVSEFVAPCVQEALKRKLPAHN; encoded by the coding sequence TTGAGCACTGTTGCCATATATCCGGGTACCTTTGACCCTATCACTTATGGGCATATTGATCTTATCAAGCGTGCTTCACCCTTATTTGAGCGCATCATTGTCGCTGTGGCGATTAACCCTGGCAAGAAACCGATGTTTAGTCTTGATGAGCGGGTCGAATTAGTCAGAGAAACGACCAAAGGCATCGAGAACGTGGAGGTCTGCGGTTTTAAAGGTCTGTTAGTCAATGAAGCACTCAGTATGGGTGCCAATGTCATTATTCGTGGCTTACGAGCCGTCTCAGATTTTGAGTATGAATTACAATTGGCCACCATGAATCGCCGAATGCAGTCAAAAGTGGAAACCTTGTTCTTAACGCCTGCGGAAAATTTAAGTTTTGTTTCTTCTACTTTGGTTAAAGAAATTGCTGTATTAGGTGGGGATGTCTCTGAATTTGTTGCCCCATGTGTACAAGAAGCCTTGAAACGCAAATTGCCTGCCCATAACTAA
- a CDS encoding YfhL family 4Fe-4S dicluster ferredoxin, with protein MSLFITDECINCDVCEPECPNGAISQGAEIYEIDPDLCTECVGHFDTPQCVEVCPVDCIPKDPDNEETHDQLYAKYETLMAAGK; from the coding sequence ATGTCGCTGTTTATCACTGATGAATGTATCAACTGTGATGTCTGTGAACCAGAATGTCCTAATGGAGCTATTTCTCAAGGTGCTGAAATCTATGAGATAGATCCTGACTTATGTACTGAGTGTGTAGGCCACTTCGATACACCACAATGTGTTGAAGTTTGTCCGGTCGATTGCATACCAAAAGACCCGGATAATGAAGAAACACATGATCAGCTCTACGCAAAATATGAAACATTGATGGCGGCAGGAAAATAG
- the leuS gene encoding leucine--tRNA ligase: MQNEYRPDQVESAAQQYWQENNSFHVVEDTSKEKFYCLSMFPYPSGQLHMGHVRNYTIGDVIARYQRMQGKNVLQPMGWDAFGLPAENAAIKNKVAPAAWTYQNIDYMRGQLQRLGLGYDWQRELATCTPQYYRWEQWLFTRLFEKGLVYKKTAAVNWCPHDQTVLANEQVIDGCCWRCDTKVERREIPQWFMKITDYADQLLADLDQLDGWPEQVKTMQANWIGRSEGVQIQFDMVGSKETLEVYTTRPDTLMGVSYLAVAAEHPLALRAANDNPILQTFIDECRKMETSEAAMETAEKKGVDTGLLAIHPVTGEQVPVWAANFVLMGYGTGAVMSVPAHDQRDFEFAQKYQLPIKQVIKPVNQQEIDLTKAAFTDKGELINSKQFDGLKEQEAFDAIADFLVSQNKGERQVNYRLRDWGVSRQRYWGTPIPIINCDDCGAVAVPEQDLPVVLPEDVIVDGSGSPIKSMPEFYECSCPKCGKPAQRETDTFDTFFESSWYFARFACPDNSEAMLDERADYWLPVDQYIGGIEHAVLHLLYARFFHKLMRDEGLISGDEPFKNLLTQGMVLKDGAKMSKSKGNTVDPQALIDQYGADTSRLFMMFAAPPEMSLEWSDQGVDGANRFLRRLWRAVTEHAEQGVVKAGDLSDLSESLQALRRQAHQTLAKVSDDIGRRHTFNTAIAAVMELMNSLTKLNDDSEKAHVVMQEALELVVLMLSPITPHICHHLWQTLGHDEAIVNVSWPTIDETALKQDKIELMVQVNGKLRAKISVAADAEQKDVEALAFADENVQRFTDGKEVRKVILVPGRLLNIVVAG; encoded by the coding sequence ATGCAAAACGAATACCGTCCCGACCAAGTAGAATCGGCTGCACAGCAATATTGGCAGGAAAATAATAGCTTCCATGTTGTGGAAGATACTTCCAAAGAAAAATTCTATTGTTTGTCGATGTTTCCATACCCTAGTGGGCAGTTACACATGGGGCATGTGCGTAACTACACCATTGGTGATGTGATTGCACGTTATCAGCGTATGCAGGGGAAAAATGTATTACAACCTATGGGCTGGGATGCTTTCGGTCTACCTGCAGAAAATGCAGCGATAAAAAATAAAGTCGCGCCTGCTGCATGGACATATCAGAACATTGACTATATGCGTGGTCAGTTGCAGCGTTTAGGACTTGGTTATGACTGGCAACGTGAGTTAGCCACTTGCACACCACAATATTACCGTTGGGAACAATGGTTGTTTACCCGCTTGTTCGAAAAAGGCTTGGTTTACAAAAAAACGGCAGCAGTGAATTGGTGCCCACATGATCAGACGGTATTAGCCAATGAGCAAGTGATTGATGGCTGCTGTTGGCGCTGTGACACCAAAGTGGAACGTCGTGAAATTCCACAATGGTTTATGAAAATTACCGACTATGCCGATCAGTTACTTGCTGATTTAGACCAACTTGATGGTTGGCCAGAGCAGGTGAAAACCATGCAGGCGAATTGGATTGGACGTTCAGAAGGTGTGCAGATTCAATTTGATATGGTCGGCAGCAAGGAAACACTTGAGGTCTATACAACACGCCCGGATACCCTGATGGGAGTGAGCTATCTTGCGGTGGCAGCTGAACACCCGTTGGCGCTCAGAGCCGCCAATGATAATCCTATTCTGCAAACATTTATTGATGAATGCCGAAAAATGGAAACTTCTGAAGCGGCGATGGAAACCGCTGAGAAAAAAGGCGTGGATACGGGATTACTGGCTATTCATCCGGTAACGGGAGAACAAGTACCTGTCTGGGCGGCTAATTTTGTTTTGATGGGCTATGGTACTGGCGCAGTAATGTCTGTACCGGCTCATGATCAGCGTGACTTTGAGTTCGCACAAAAATATCAGTTGCCGATAAAACAAGTCATTAAGCCAGTAAACCAGCAAGAAATTGACTTAACAAAAGCCGCATTCACTGACAAAGGTGAGTTGATCAACTCTAAACAATTTGATGGCTTAAAAGAGCAAGAAGCCTTTGATGCGATTGCTGATTTCCTAGTGAGTCAGAATAAAGGTGAGCGTCAAGTTAATTACAGACTTCGTGACTGGGGTGTGTCTCGTCAGCGTTATTGGGGAACGCCGATTCCGATTATCAATTGTGATGATTGTGGAGCTGTTGCCGTACCTGAACAGGATTTACCGGTCGTTTTACCTGAAGATGTGATTGTGGATGGTTCAGGTTCACCAATTAAATCCATGCCTGAGTTTTATGAGTGCAGCTGTCCTAAATGTGGCAAGCCTGCTCAGCGTGAAACCGATACCTTTGATACCTTCTTTGAATCCTCGTGGTATTTCGCCCGTTTCGCTTGTCCTGACAATAGCGAAGCGATGCTGGATGAAAGGGCAGATTATTGGTTACCTGTGGATCAATATATCGGTGGTATTGAGCATGCGGTTTTACATTTATTGTATGCGCGCTTTTTCCACAAACTCATGAGAGATGAAGGGCTGATTTCAGGAGATGAGCCATTTAAGAACCTGTTAACACAGGGCATGGTGCTGAAAGATGGTGCCAAAATGTCAAAATCGAAAGGCAATACCGTCGATCCGCAAGCCTTAATCGATCAGTATGGTGCGGATACATCACGTTTGTTTATGATGTTTGCAGCACCACCTGAAATGTCGCTGGAATGGTCTGACCAAGGGGTAGATGGTGCGAATCGTTTCCTCAGACGTCTGTGGCGTGCGGTGACTGAACATGCTGAACAGGGCGTGGTTAAAGCGGGTGATTTAAGCGATTTATCTGAATCATTACAGGCTTTACGTCGTCAGGCACATCAGACATTGGCAAAGGTGAGTGATGATATTGGCCGTCGCCATACTTTCAATACAGCAATTGCCGCCGTGATGGAGTTGATGAATAGTCTCACTAAATTAAATGATGATAGTGAAAAAGCGCATGTCGTAATGCAGGAAGCACTTGAGCTGGTGGTACTGATGTTATCGCCGATTACCCCGCACATTTGTCATCATTTATGGCAAACTTTGGGGCATGACGAAGCTATTGTGAATGTCTCGTGGCCGACGATAGATGAGACAGCTTTAAAGCAAGACAAAATTGAGCTAATGGTTCAGGTGAATGGTAAATTACGGGCCAAAATATCTGTGGCGGCTGATGCTGAACAAAAAGATGTCGAGGCGCTGGCTTTTGCTGATGAAAATGTACAGCGGTTCACGGATGGCAAAGAAGTACGTAAAGTGATTCTGGTACCAGGCCGTTTATTAAATATTGTGGTTGCCGGCTAA
- the lptE gene encoding LPS assembly lipoprotein LptE translates to MNRVLMSLMTGILMLTLTACGFHLRGEANVPESLKTIYIQGLNIRQDSFGLQLKRALTRNGIQVLDTYKEGAAVMTVVENVFDQNVLSVGSDAKVTEYELETRFSFKVSSPSGEPMSDVITVQARRDYQFDRNQLLAMDEQQTVIRDDLNKQMVQNVLRRLSALK, encoded by the coding sequence ATGAATCGTGTATTGATGAGTTTGATGACCGGTATCTTGATGCTGACACTGACAGCCTGTGGTTTTCATCTACGAGGTGAAGCCAATGTGCCCGAATCGTTAAAAACCATCTACATACAAGGTCTGAACATACGACAAGATTCATTTGGCTTGCAGCTAAAACGTGCCTTGACGCGCAATGGTATCCAGGTACTGGATACTTATAAAGAAGGTGCTGCTGTGATGACCGTTGTGGAAAATGTGTTTGATCAGAACGTACTGTCTGTTGGTTCAGATGCCAAAGTCACAGAGTATGAGTTGGAAACCCGTTTTTCTTTCAAAGTCTCTTCGCCAAGCGGTGAACCGATGAGTGATGTGATTACAGTTCAGGCCAGACGTGACTATCAGTTTGATCGTAATCAACTATTAGCTATGGACGAACAACAGACCGTTATTCGCGATGATTTGAATAAACAGATGGTTCAGAATGTGCTGAGACGCTTATCAGCACTGAAGTAA